From a single Variovorax paradoxus genomic region:
- a CDS encoding sigma-54-dependent transcriptional regulator yields the protein MSEAPAIRVMLVEDDEDVRLSTTQVLTLAGFEVEAFANVERARGHINFGVPAIVICDVRLPGLSGAEWLPELHGIDTELPVILVTGHGHIAMAVQAMREGAYDFIEKPFSSERLVAIVRHAVERRQLSLQVRALRDALENWHGIQSVLIGRSAQMQLVRRTVMTLAETSADVLIYGETGTGKELVARCLHDHSERRRQHFVPLNCGGLPEALAESELFGHEAGAFTSANRVRVGKFEYANGGTLFLDEIESMPMAVQIKLLRALQERSIERIGSNKAIPFDCRVVAASKDDLKEMSDRQKFRADLYYRLGVAFIELPPLRERREDIPLLFEHFSLLAASRYERAAPLPTNAQLADLMAYAWPGNVRELRNVADRFVLGLLGERLTQTRGTGEGSPALPRALPQQVESFERAVIVEALRKHQGDQPATAAALAIARQTLHDKLRKLGIAAEEFKSQ from the coding sequence GTGAGCGAAGCCCCTGCCATCCGGGTGATGCTGGTCGAGGACGACGAAGACGTCCGCCTCAGCACGACCCAGGTGCTGACCCTGGCCGGTTTCGAGGTCGAAGCCTTCGCGAACGTCGAGCGCGCACGCGGCCACATCAACTTCGGCGTGCCGGCCATCGTGATCTGCGACGTGCGCCTGCCGGGCCTGAGCGGCGCCGAATGGCTGCCCGAACTGCACGGCATCGACACTGAGCTGCCCGTGATCCTGGTCACCGGCCACGGCCATATCGCGATGGCGGTGCAGGCCATGCGCGAAGGCGCCTACGACTTCATCGAGAAACCCTTCAGCTCCGAGCGGCTGGTGGCCATCGTGCGCCACGCCGTCGAGCGCCGGCAGCTGTCGCTGCAGGTGCGCGCGCTGCGCGATGCGCTGGAAAACTGGCACGGCATCCAGTCGGTGCTGATCGGCCGCTCGGCCCAGATGCAGCTGGTGCGCCGCACCGTGATGACGCTGGCCGAGACCTCGGCCGACGTGCTGATCTACGGCGAGACCGGCACCGGCAAGGAACTCGTCGCGCGCTGCCTGCACGACCACAGCGAGCGCCGCCGCCAGCATTTCGTTCCGCTCAACTGCGGCGGCTTGCCCGAGGCGCTGGCCGAGAGCGAGCTGTTCGGCCACGAGGCCGGCGCCTTCACCAGCGCCAACCGCGTGCGCGTGGGCAAGTTCGAGTACGCCAACGGCGGCACGCTCTTTCTCGACGAGATCGAGAGCATGCCGATGGCCGTGCAGATCAAGCTTTTGCGCGCGCTGCAGGAGCGCAGCATCGAGCGCATCGGCTCCAACAAGGCCATTCCCTTCGACTGCCGCGTGGTGGCGGCAAGCAAGGACGACCTGAAGGAGATGAGTGACCGCCAGAAGTTCAGGGCCGACCTGTACTACCGGCTGGGCGTCGCCTTCATCGAGCTGCCGCCGCTGCGCGAGCGGCGCGAAGACATTCCGCTGCTGTTCGAGCACTTCTCGCTGCTGGCCGCGAGCCGCTACGAGCGTGCGGCACCGCTGCCCACCAATGCCCAGCTGGCCGACCTGATGGCTTACGCATGGCCGGGCAACGTGCGCGAGCTGCGCAACGTGGCCGACCGCTTCGTGCTGGGCCTGCTCGGCGAGCGCCTGACGCAGACGCGCGGCACCGGCGAGGGCTCGCCAGCCCTGCCGCGCGCGCTGCCGCAGCAGGTCGAATCCTTCGAGCGCGCGGTGATCGTCGAGGCGCTACGCAAGCACCAGGGCGACCAGCCGGCCACGGCCGCCGCGCTCGCCATCGCGCGGCAGACGCTGCACGACAAGCTACGCAAGCTCGGCATTGCAGCGGAAGAATTCAAGTCCCAGTGA
- a CDS encoding sensor histidine kinase, which produces MISREPARRFDLPSQRSRRWRGLLRWCGALALVAAAAFAGHHFAMQNGLARLREAADHRLDMLATGLDADLARFEYLPALLEMTPIVPALLGAPSDAPLRDAVNRYLDGVNATAGAEMLYVLDATGTSLAASDWNRPGTTVGQDLSFRPYVIDALGQGRGRFYGVGITSRKPGYYLSYALRRGQPTRGVVAVKVNLEETERAWRKLPGDVALVDQRGVVILSTREDLKFRPMLPLDVSQRAEVQRSRPYGEAGLQPLQWTLKETLARDARIIALDGVDQLASTRSLRGAPWQLMALDGLAPVRVAARNAAITASLAMAVLLLIAVALWQRRRAVRQKLANQAALQAAHDTLESTVVARTAQLRAAQGELVHAGKMAALGQMSAGVAHELNQPLTAMRTLSESAAILLDKNRFDDVRGNLQRIRGMVDRLARLTSQLKTFAHKSELPLAAVPMARAVADAQAIVAEATKKNGVAVEVDVQPPNLSAMAEEAALGSVLVNLMRNAIDAMQASPRRTLRLEARPQEGRVILRVSDTGPGIPPDILPRLFEPFVSSKPAGTGLGLGLAISAQLVRAMDGTLHAANLPQGGASFVADLPAAVQAILISTPTGVINK; this is translated from the coding sequence ATGATTTCACGGGAGCCGGCCCGGCGCTTCGATCTGCCTTCTCAACGCTCCAGGCGATGGCGCGGCCTGCTGCGCTGGTGCGGCGCACTGGCGCTGGTGGCCGCGGCCGCCTTCGCCGGCCATCACTTCGCCATGCAGAACGGCCTCGCGCGGCTGCGCGAGGCGGCCGACCACCGGCTCGACATGCTCGCCACGGGGCTCGATGCCGACCTGGCCCGTTTCGAGTATTTGCCCGCGCTGCTGGAGATGACGCCCATCGTCCCCGCGCTGCTCGGTGCGCCCTCGGATGCGCCGCTGCGCGATGCGGTCAACCGCTACCTCGACGGCGTGAACGCCACCGCGGGCGCCGAGATGCTCTATGTGCTGGACGCCACCGGCACCTCGCTCGCGGCTTCCGACTGGAACCGGCCCGGCACCACTGTCGGCCAGGACCTGTCGTTCCGGCCCTACGTGATCGATGCGCTGGGGCAGGGCAGGGGCCGCTTCTACGGCGTCGGCATCACCAGCCGCAAGCCAGGCTACTACCTCTCGTACGCCTTGCGCCGCGGCCAGCCCACGCGCGGCGTGGTGGCCGTCAAAGTCAACCTGGAGGAGACCGAACGCGCCTGGCGCAAGCTGCCGGGCGACGTGGCGCTGGTCGACCAGCGCGGCGTGGTGATCCTCTCCACCCGCGAAGACCTGAAGTTCCGGCCGATGCTGCCGCTCGACGTTTCGCAGCGGGCCGAGGTGCAGCGCTCGCGCCCCTACGGCGAGGCCGGCCTGCAGCCGCTGCAGTGGACGCTGAAGGAGACGCTGGCGCGCGACGCAAGGATCATCGCGCTCGACGGCGTCGACCAGCTGGCCTCCACGCGCTCGCTGCGCGGCGCGCCATGGCAGCTGATGGCGCTCGACGGCCTGGCGCCGGTGCGCGTGGCCGCGCGCAATGCCGCCATCACCGCGAGCCTCGCCATGGCGGTGCTGCTGCTGATCGCCGTCGCGCTGTGGCAGCGCCGCCGCGCCGTGCGGCAGAAGCTGGCCAACCAGGCTGCGCTGCAGGCCGCGCACGACACCCTCGAGTCGACCGTGGTGGCGCGCACCGCGCAGCTGCGCGCTGCCCAGGGCGAGCTGGTGCATGCAGGCAAGATGGCGGCACTGGGCCAGATGTCGGCCGGCGTGGCACACGAACTGAACCAGCCGCTCACCGCGATGCGCACGCTCTCGGAGAGCGCCGCCATCCTGCTCGACAAGAATCGATTCGACGACGTGCGCGGCAACCTGCAGCGCATCCGGGGCATGGTCGACCGCCTGGCGCGCCTGACCTCGCAACTCAAGACCTTCGCGCACAAGAGCGAACTTCCGCTCGCGGCGGTGCCGATGGCGCGCGCCGTGGCCGACGCGCAGGCCATCGTGGCCGAGGCCACGAAGAAGAACGGTGTTGCCGTCGAGGTCGACGTGCAGCCCCCAAACCTGAGCGCCATGGCCGAAGAGGCCGCGCTGGGCAGCGTGCTCGTCAACCTGATGCGCAATGCCATCGACGCCATGCAGGCCTCGCCCCGGCGCACGCTGCGGCTCGAGGCGCGGCCGCAAGAGGGCAGGGTGATCCTGCGCGTGAGCGACACCGGCCCTGGCATTCCACCCGACATCCTGCCGCGCCTGTTCGAGCCCTTCGTCTCCAGCAAGCCGGCGGGCACCGGCCTCGGGCTCGGGCTCGCGATCTCGGCACAATTGGTGCGGGCCATGGACGGCACGCTGCATGCGGCCAACCTTCCGCAAGGCGGCGCCTCGTTCGTCGCCGACCTGCCGGCCGCCGTCCAGGCCATTCTTATTTCCACCCCCACAGGAGTGATCAACAAGTGA
- a CDS encoding non-heme iron oxygenase ferredoxin subunit: MSDFQWTDAAPVDEVPIDDVVGMQVGGRDIALYNVDGQIYATDNVCTHGHARLCDGFLEGHEIECPLHQGKFDVRDGKPTCAPVTEAIRSYPVKIDAGRVFLSLG; encoded by the coding sequence ATGAGCGATTTCCAATGGACCGATGCCGCACCCGTCGACGAGGTGCCCATCGACGATGTCGTCGGCATGCAGGTCGGCGGGCGCGACATCGCGCTGTACAACGTGGACGGCCAGATCTACGCGACCGACAACGTGTGCACCCACGGCCATGCGCGCCTGTGCGATGGCTTCCTCGAAGGACACGAGATCGAGTGTCCGCTGCACCAGGGCAAGTTCGACGTGCGCGACGGAAAGCCGACCTGCGCGCCGGTGACCGAGGCAATCCGCTCGTATCCCGTGAAGATCGATGCGGGCCGGGTGTTTCTCTCGCTCGGTTGA
- a CDS encoding aromatic-ring-hydroxylating dioxygenase subunit beta: MNFQDYFDLTQLYARYAQAVSSGQWELWPEFFTDDCSYRLQPRENHERGFPLATLSFESKGMLKDRVYGIRETLFHDPYYQRHVVGTPLVLKAEADRFECEANYAVFRTKLSELSSVFSVGRTIDVVVRTAEGLKFASRQVIYDSEMIPNSVIYPL; the protein is encoded by the coding sequence ATGAACTTCCAGGACTACTTCGACCTGACCCAGCTCTACGCCCGCTACGCCCAGGCAGTGAGCTCCGGCCAATGGGAACTCTGGCCGGAATTCTTCACGGACGACTGCAGCTACCGCCTGCAGCCGCGCGAGAACCACGAACGCGGCTTTCCGCTCGCGACGCTGTCGTTCGAGAGCAAGGGCATGCTGAAGGACCGCGTCTACGGCATCCGCGAGACCCTGTTCCACGACCCCTACTACCAGCGCCACGTCGTCGGCACGCCGCTCGTGCTGAAGGCCGAAGCGGACCGCTTCGAGTGCGAGGCCAACTACGCGGTGTTCCGCACCAAGCTCTCGGAACTCTCGAGCGTGTTCAGCGTAGGCCGCACCATCGATGTGGTCGTGCGCACCGCCGAGGGGCTGAAGTTCGCCTCGCGCCAGGTCATCTACGACAGCGAGATGATCCCCAACTCCGTCATCTATCCCCTCTGA
- a CDS encoding NAD(P)/FAD-dependent oxidoreductase, whose amino-acid sequence MSIETIAIVGAGQAGGWAAQTLRSEGFAGRIILIGDEPHRPYERPPLSKAVLSGDAHADTTQLLKPEAFDALGIDWRPNVGATFIDRAAKQLHLTQGAQVSYDKLILCNGGRARRLNIPGADLPGVFSLRSIEDAAALGAALSSGKRLLVAGGGWIGLEVAATARTKGLDVTVVEAMGRLCERTVPPEISGYLLQLHAAHGVDVRLGTGIERLAQNARGGLTASLGDGRALDCDAVLVGIGLVPNDELAREAGLACEGGVLVDSQCRSSDPDILAAGDVATWHCEWAGRRMRLESWQNAQEQGIAAARAALGIAVNHQPLPWFWSDQYGVNLQIFGMPTPAHRVVLRGDRSANSFVMFFLDADKVVAALGPNAARDLRLARRLIERRTSVDAAQLVDLQVPLAKL is encoded by the coding sequence ATGAGCATCGAAACCATCGCCATCGTGGGCGCCGGCCAGGCCGGCGGCTGGGCCGCGCAGACGCTGCGCAGCGAGGGTTTCGCGGGCCGCATCATTCTGATCGGCGACGAGCCCCATCGCCCCTACGAACGCCCGCCGCTGTCCAAGGCGGTGCTCTCCGGGGACGCCCATGCGGACACGACCCAGCTGCTGAAGCCGGAAGCCTTCGATGCGCTCGGCATCGATTGGCGGCCGAACGTCGGCGCGACCTTCATCGACCGCGCGGCGAAGCAACTCCACCTGACGCAGGGAGCGCAGGTTTCATACGACAAGCTGATTCTCTGCAACGGCGGCCGGGCACGCCGCCTGAATATTCCAGGTGCCGATCTGCCTGGCGTCTTCAGCCTGCGCAGCATCGAGGATGCGGCGGCACTCGGTGCCGCGCTGTCTTCCGGCAAGCGGCTGCTCGTTGCCGGGGGCGGCTGGATCGGGCTCGAGGTGGCCGCGACGGCCCGGACGAAGGGCCTGGACGTGACCGTCGTTGAAGCGATGGGCCGGCTGTGCGAGCGCACCGTGCCACCGGAAATTTCCGGCTACCTGCTGCAGCTCCACGCCGCCCATGGCGTCGATGTCCGGCTCGGCACCGGCATCGAACGCCTGGCGCAGAACGCGCGAGGCGGCCTCACGGCCTCGCTCGGCGATGGGCGCGCGCTCGACTGCGACGCGGTCCTCGTCGGTATCGGCCTGGTCCCCAACGACGAGCTCGCACGCGAGGCGGGTCTGGCGTGCGAGGGTGGCGTGCTGGTCGATTCGCAATGCCGCTCGTCCGATCCCGACATCCTGGCCGCGGGCGACGTGGCCACATGGCATTGCGAATGGGCGGGCCGGCGGATGCGGCTCGAATCGTGGCAGAACGCCCAGGAACAAGGGATCGCCGCCGCGCGCGCCGCGCTCGGTATCGCGGTGAACCATCAGCCGCTGCCCTGGTTCTGGTCGGACCAGTACGGCGTCAACCTGCAGATCTTCGGCATGCCCACGCCCGCGCACCGCGTGGTGTTGCGCGGCGACCGAAGCGCCAACAGCTTCGTGATGTTCTTCCTCGACGCCGACAAGGTCGTTGCGGCGCTGGGCCCCAACGCCGCGCGCGACCTGCGCCTTGCGCGGCGCCTGATCGAGCGCCGCACCAGCGTCGACGCGGCGCAGCTCGTCGACCTCCAGGTGCCGCTCGCCAAGCTTTGA
- a CDS encoding acetyl-CoA C-acetyltransferase, producing MSDDIVIVAAQRTAVGKFGGALAGTPAPELGAHVVKGLLEKAGVPGDAVSEVIMGQVLAAGAGQNPARQTVIKAGLPIGVPGLTINKVCGSGLKAVMLAAQAVKCGDAEIVVAGGQENMSAAPHVLPNSRNGQRMGDWKLVDTMIVDGLWDVYNQYHMGTTAENVAKKYGITREMQDALALASQQKAAAAQDAGRFNDEILPFSIAQKKGDPVVFSADEFVNRKTSADALASLRPAFDKAGSVTAGNASGLNDGAAAVLVMSASRAAALGLQPLAVIRAYASAGLDPSLMGMGPVPASQLALKKAGWKAQDLDLMEINEAFAAQACAVNREMEWDTSRINVNGGAIAIGHPIGASGCRVLVTLLHEMRRRGANKGLASLCIGGGMGVALAVERA from the coding sequence ATGTCAGACGATATCGTGATCGTGGCCGCGCAACGCACGGCGGTCGGCAAATTCGGCGGCGCGCTGGCCGGCACGCCTGCGCCGGAGCTGGGCGCGCATGTGGTGAAGGGGCTGCTCGAAAAGGCCGGCGTGCCGGGCGATGCGGTGTCCGAGGTCATCATGGGCCAGGTGCTTGCGGCCGGCGCGGGCCAGAACCCGGCTCGGCAGACGGTCATCAAGGCCGGCCTGCCGATCGGCGTGCCGGGCCTCACCATCAACAAGGTCTGCGGCTCGGGCCTGAAAGCCGTGATGCTCGCGGCGCAGGCCGTGAAGTGCGGCGATGCCGAGATCGTGGTGGCCGGCGGCCAGGAGAACATGAGCGCCGCGCCGCACGTGCTGCCCAACTCGCGCAACGGCCAGCGCATGGGCGACTGGAAGCTGGTCGACACGATGATCGTGGACGGCCTGTGGGACGTCTACAACCAGTACCACATGGGCACCACGGCCGAGAACGTGGCCAAGAAGTACGGCATCACGCGCGAGATGCAGGACGCGCTGGCGCTCGCCTCGCAGCAGAAGGCCGCGGCCGCGCAGGACGCGGGGCGTTTCAATGACGAAATCCTGCCCTTCAGCATTGCGCAGAAGAAGGGCGACCCGGTCGTGTTCTCGGCCGACGAGTTCGTGAACCGCAAGACCAGTGCCGATGCACTCGCCAGCCTGCGCCCGGCCTTCGACAAGGCCGGCTCGGTGACCGCCGGCAACGCCTCGGGCCTGAACGACGGCGCGGCCGCGGTGCTGGTGATGTCGGCCTCTCGCGCCGCCGCGCTCGGCCTGCAACCGCTGGCCGTGATCCGCGCCTATGCGAGCGCGGGCCTGGACCCGTCGCTCATGGGCATGGGCCCGGTGCCCGCTTCGCAGCTGGCACTGAAGAAGGCGGGCTGGAAGGCGCAGGACCTCGACCTGATGGAGATCAACGAAGCCTTCGCGGCGCAGGCCTGCGCGGTCAACCGCGAGATGGAATGGGACACGAGCCGCATCAACGTGAACGGCGGCGCCATCGCCATCGGCCACCCCATCGGCGCTTCGGGCTGCCGCGTGCTGGTGACGCTGCTGCACGAGATGCGCCGCCGCGGCGCCAACAAGGGCCTGGCCTCGCTGTGCATCGGCGGCGGCATGGGCGTGGCGCTCGCGGTTGAACGCGCCTGA
- a CDS encoding aromatic ring-hydroxylating dioxygenase subunit alpha, with protein sequence MDDTSAAVFPQQIRWEDKGTSRIPFMAYTDADQHRRELERLFYRGHWCYVGLEAEVPEVGDFKRTVIGERSVIMMRDAEASISVVENVCAHRGMQFCRERHGNRKAGGFTCPYHQWNYSLGGDLQGVPFRRGVKQDGKVNGGMPADFKPADHGLNKLKVATRGGVVFASFDAQVESLEDFMGPEILGYFDRLFNGRKLTILGYNRQRIPGNWKLMQENIKDPYHPGLLHTWFVTFGLWRADNKSELKMDRHHRHAAMISTRGASGKADQVTQVSSFKESMKLNDDRFLDIVPEPWWHGPTAVMMTLFPSVIFQQQVNSVSTRHIQPSGPGAFDFVWTHFGFEDDDEAMTLRRLRQANLFGPAGFVSADDGEVIELSQKGFEQKPFHRTLAELGGREVGDTDHMVTETLIRGMYEYWRKVMEA encoded by the coding sequence ATGGATGACACATCAGCAGCAGTCTTTCCGCAGCAGATCCGCTGGGAAGACAAAGGCACGAGCCGCATCCCCTTCATGGCCTACACCGATGCCGACCAGCACCGGCGTGAACTCGAGCGCCTTTTCTACCGGGGCCACTGGTGCTACGTGGGCCTGGAGGCCGAGGTTCCGGAGGTTGGCGATTTCAAGCGCACGGTGATCGGCGAGCGCTCGGTGATCATGATGCGCGATGCGGAAGCTTCCATCAGCGTCGTGGAAAACGTGTGCGCACACCGGGGCATGCAGTTCTGCCGCGAGCGGCACGGCAACCGCAAGGCCGGCGGGTTCACCTGTCCCTACCACCAGTGGAACTACTCGCTGGGCGGCGACCTGCAGGGGGTGCCCTTTCGCCGCGGCGTGAAGCAGGACGGCAAGGTCAACGGCGGGATGCCGGCCGACTTCAAGCCGGCCGACCACGGCCTCAACAAGCTCAAGGTCGCCACGCGCGGCGGCGTCGTGTTCGCGTCCTTTGATGCGCAGGTGGAATCGCTCGAGGACTTCATGGGCCCGGAAATCCTGGGCTACTTCGACCGGCTCTTCAACGGCCGCAAGCTGACGATCCTCGGCTACAACCGGCAGCGCATTCCCGGCAACTGGAAGCTGATGCAGGAGAACATCAAGGACCCGTACCACCCGGGCCTGCTGCACACCTGGTTCGTCACCTTCGGGCTCTGGCGTGCGGACAACAAGTCGGAGCTGAAGATGGACCGCCATCACCGGCATGCCGCGATGATCTCGACGCGCGGCGCCAGCGGCAAGGCGGACCAGGTCACCCAGGTGTCGAGCTTCAAGGAAAGCATGAAGCTCAACGACGACCGCTTCCTGGACATCGTGCCCGAGCCATGGTGGCACGGCCCGACGGCGGTGATGATGACGCTGTTCCCGAGCGTGATCTTCCAGCAGCAGGTCAACAGCGTGTCGACCCGGCACATCCAGCCGAGCGGGCCCGGCGCCTTCGATTTCGTCTGGACGCACTTCGGCTTCGAGGACGACGACGAGGCGATGACGCTGCGGCGGCTGCGCCAGGCCAACCTCTTCGGGCCGGCAGGCTTTGTTTCGGCCGACGACGGCGAGGTGATCGAGCTTTCGCAGAAGGGCTTCGAGCAGAAGCCCTTCCACCGCACGCTCGCCGAGCTCGGCGGACGCGAGGTCGGCGACACGGACCACATGGTCACGGAGACACTGATCCGGGGCATGTACGAATACTGGCGCAAGGTCATGGAGGCTTGA
- a CDS encoding DUF6781 family protein yields MILKNGIDQAALINKFTDASARQGETIRRAVHEATLKALQGRELTLANIRQVLGTVTKAASAGAEGSKLPAPDVEALLAKAFAGMDGALEQAVLANQRALQQLVDQGVSLRETQLKKALADVEKMEDTLLAAVRKAAPADGPWRGVFQAMQGKGTGTGARATVALEQLMEDTHKNLRDGRALSLRASQAMLDSYATLVSGVLIGMSEALKQGGPAKR; encoded by the coding sequence ATGATTCTCAAAAATGGCATCGATCAGGCCGCGCTGATCAACAAGTTCACCGACGCCTCCGCCAGGCAGGGCGAAACCATCCGCCGTGCCGTGCACGAGGCCACGCTCAAGGCGCTGCAGGGCCGCGAGCTCACGCTCGCGAATATCCGGCAGGTGCTGGGCACGGTCACCAAGGCAGCCTCGGCCGGCGCGGAGGGCAGCAAGCTGCCCGCGCCAGACGTGGAGGCGCTGCTGGCCAAGGCCTTCGCCGGCATGGACGGCGCGCTGGAGCAGGCGGTGCTGGCCAACCAGCGTGCGCTGCAGCAGCTGGTCGACCAGGGCGTGAGCCTGCGCGAGACGCAGCTCAAGAAAGCGCTCGCCGACGTCGAGAAGATGGAAGACACGCTGTTGGCCGCGGTGCGCAAGGCGGCGCCGGCCGACGGCCCTTGGCGTGGAGTCTTCCAGGCCATGCAGGGCAAGGGCACCGGCACCGGCGCGCGCGCCACCGTGGCGCTCGAACAGCTCATGGAAGACACGCACAAGAACCTGCGCGATGGCCGTGCGCTGAGCCTGCGCGCCTCGCAGGCGATGCTTGACAGCTATGCCACGCTGGTGAGCGGCGTGCTGATCGGCATGTCCGAAGCCCTGAAGCAGGGCGGACCGGCGAAGCGATGA
- the phbB gene encoding acetoacetyl-CoA reductase: MSESKQQHVVLVTGGMGGLGETISTKMVDAGYKLAVTYSPGNKSHADWVAQMAQRGYEILAVPCDVADYDSCARAVSQVQEALGPVDVLVNNAGITRDMTFKKMDQINWNAVLRTNLDSLFNMSKQVADGMVDRGWGRIINVSSVNGSKGAFGQTNYSAAKAGVHGFTKALALEVAKKGVTVNTISPGYIGTKMVTAIPKEVLDSKILPHIPVGRLGKPEEVAGLIIYLASEEAAFVTGANIAINGGQHMQ; this comes from the coding sequence ATGAGCGAAAGCAAGCAGCAACACGTGGTCCTGGTCACCGGCGGCATGGGCGGCTTGGGCGAGACGATCTCCACCAAGATGGTCGATGCGGGCTACAAGCTCGCGGTGACCTATTCGCCGGGCAACAAGTCGCATGCGGACTGGGTGGCGCAGATGGCGCAGCGCGGCTACGAGATCCTGGCCGTGCCCTGCGACGTGGCCGACTACGACTCCTGCGCGCGCGCCGTGAGCCAGGTGCAGGAGGCCCTGGGTCCGGTCGATGTGCTGGTCAACAACGCCGGCATCACGCGCGACATGACCTTCAAGAAGATGGACCAGATCAACTGGAACGCCGTGCTGCGCACCAACCTCGACAGCCTGTTCAACATGAGCAAGCAGGTGGCCGACGGCATGGTGGACCGGGGCTGGGGCCGCATCATCAATGTGTCGTCGGTGAACGGCTCGAAGGGCGCGTTCGGCCAGACCAACTACTCGGCCGCCAAGGCCGGCGTGCACGGCTTCACCAAGGCGCTGGCGCTGGAGGTAGCGAAGAAGGGCGTGACGGTCAACACCATCTCGCCCGGCTACATCGGCACGAAGATGGTCACGGCCATCCCGAAGGAAGTGCTCGACAGCAAGATCCTGCCGCACATCCCCGTGGGCCGTCTCGGCAAGCCCGAGGAAGTGGCGGGCCTGATCATCTACCTCGCCTCGGAAGAGGCGGCGTTCGTGACGGGCGCCAACATCGCCATCAATGGCGGCCAGCACATGCAATGA
- a CDS encoding NAD(P)/FAD-dependent oxidoreductase, with amino-acid sequence MSTPESKHRVVVVGGGAGGLELATRLGDTLGKRGMADITLVDKHRTHVWKPKLHEIASGSMDMSAHEVDYLAQAHWHGFRFRLGELTGIDRERREVQVAPYLDDEGRLVTPERAFGYDTLVVAIGSLSNDFGTPGVREHALRLESKTDAQRFHQRMVNACIRAHAQATPLRPEQLHVAIIGAGATGVELAAELHRTTREVVAYGLDRVDAEKDIQVSVIEAADRVLPALPARMSAATEALLRKLGVDVHTSAKVAEVLPEGVRLADGRVLPAELVVWAAGVKAADFMKDIAGLETNRSNQLEVLPTLQTTRDEHIFAIGDCAACDWPEANGGKGGLVPPRAQAAHQQASHVAAQIRRRLGGKTLEPYRYRDFGSLVSLGEFSTVGNMMGGRGGGSLMIEGRFARLMYVSLYKMHELALHGVVKVSLDTLARLITRRTEPHVKLH; translated from the coding sequence ATGAGCACCCCTGAATCGAAGCACCGCGTCGTCGTCGTCGGCGGCGGTGCCGGTGGCCTGGAGCTGGCCACGCGGCTCGGCGACACCCTGGGCAAACGCGGCATGGCGGACATCACGCTGGTCGACAAGCACCGCACCCATGTGTGGAAGCCCAAGCTGCACGAGATTGCCTCCGGCAGCATGGACATGAGCGCGCACGAGGTCGACTACCTCGCGCAGGCGCACTGGCACGGCTTCCGCTTCCGGCTCGGCGAGCTCACCGGCATCGACCGCGAGCGGCGCGAGGTGCAGGTCGCGCCGTATCTTGACGACGAAGGCCGGCTGGTCACGCCCGAACGCGCCTTCGGCTACGACACGCTGGTGGTCGCCATCGGCAGCCTCAGCAACGACTTCGGCACGCCCGGCGTGCGCGAGCATGCGCTGCGGCTCGAATCGAAGACGGATGCGCAGCGCTTTCACCAGCGCATGGTCAACGCCTGCATCCGCGCGCATGCGCAGGCCACGCCGCTGCGGCCCGAGCAGCTGCATGTGGCGATCATCGGCGCGGGCGCCACGGGCGTGGAGTTGGCGGCCGAGCTGCATCGCACCACGCGCGAAGTGGTGGCCTACGGGCTGGACCGCGTCGATGCCGAGAAGGACATCCAGGTCAGCGTGATCGAAGCCGCCGATCGCGTGCTGCCCGCATTGCCTGCGCGCATGTCGGCCGCCACCGAAGCGCTGCTGCGCAAGCTGGGCGTGGACGTGCACACCTCGGCCAAGGTGGCCGAGGTGCTGCCCGAGGGCGTGCGGCTGGCCGATGGCCGCGTATTGCCGGCCGAGCTGGTGGTGTGGGCGGCGGGCGTGAAGGCGGCCGATTTCATGAAGGACATCGCGGGGCTGGAGACCAACCGCAGCAACCAGCTCGAGGTGCTGCCGACCTTGCAGACCACGCGCGATGAGCACATCTTCGCCATCGGCGACTGCGCGGCCTGCGACTGGCCCGAGGCCAACGGCGGCAAGGGCGGCCTGGTGCCGCCGCGCGCGCAGGCGGCGCACCAGCAGGCCTCGCACGTCGCGGCGCAGATCCGCCGCCGCCTGGGCGGAAAGACGCTCGAGCCCTACCGCTACCGCGACTTCGGCTCTCTGGTGTCGCTGGGCGAATTCAGCACCGTCGGCAACATGATGGGCGGGCGGGGCGGCGGCAGCCTGATGATCGAAGGCCGCTTCGCGCGGCTCATGTACGTGTCGCTCTACAAGATGCACGAGCTGGCGCTGCACGGCGTCGTCAAGGTCTCGCTCGACACGCTCGCGCGCCTCATCACGCGGCGCACCGAACCCCACGTCAAGCTGCATTGA